A stretch of DNA from Saccharospirillum mangrovi:
CGGAAATAGGTGTCGAGATCGACGTCGCCGCCATTCCAGCCAAAGCGTTCCGGTACGACGCCAAGCAGCGCGCTGGTATCGAGTACCTGGTCGTAAAATGAGAAGTCACCGACGCTGACAAAATCCAGTCCGGCCTCTCGTTGATGCTGCCAATTCTGCAAGCGCAGTGAACGCGCCAATTGTTGCAGGTCGGCGGCCGAGCGTTGGCCGGACCAGTATTCTTCGAGCGCAAATTTGAGTTCGCGGCGCGCGCCGATGCGCGGAAAGCCAAGGCTGTGAGCGACGGTCATGGTCGTTCCCTGTCATCTATGTATGTTGGCGACAAAGTCTGACTTCCGGCACAATTCAATTCCAGCTCATGTTTTTCATGCTTTTATCAAAAGGAATTCATAATGTTTCTGGAGCGCCGTCACCTGCAAAGTCTGCAGGCCATCGACGAAGCCGGCAGTCTGGCGAAGGCCGCCGAGCGTTTGCATCTGACGCAATCGGCTTTGTCGCATCAAATCAAAAGCCTGGAGCACTATTTCGATGTGTCGCTGTTTTTGCGCCACACCAAGCCGATCAAGCTGTCGCCAGCCGGGCGCAAATTACTGGAATTGGCTGAGGCGGTGTTGCCACGCATTGCGGCGGTGGAAGACGAAATGACGCGCCTGGCCGCTGGTGACGCCGGCCGCTTGTACATCGCCATCGAATGCCACGCCTGTTACGACTGGCTGATGCCGGTTTTGGCGCGGTTCAAACAAAGCTGGCCGGCGGTGGAAGTAGACATCCGCCTGGGGCTCAGTTTCGACTCGATCACCGCCTTGCGCGCCGGCGAACTCGACCTGGTGATTTCATCCGACCCGATTGACGCGCCAGACCTGTTATTCCGCCCGATGTTCGACTACGAAGGCCGCTTGATCCTGCCGGACGACCACCATCTGGCCGAGCGCGATTTCATCCGTGCCGACGATTTAAAAACCGAGAATTTGATCAGTTACCCGGTCGCCCGCGACCGCCTCGATGTGTTCAAACATTTCCTGACGCCGGCCGGCGTGGAGCCAAAATCATTGCGCCAATCGGAACTCACAGCAGTGATTCTGTTACTGGTTGCCAGCGGCCGCGGCATCACCGCCCTGCCCGATTGGGTGTTGCGCTATTCGCAACACCCGACCAGTCTGGTCAGCCGACAATTGGGCGAAAACGGTCTGCACGGCAAGATGTATTCGGCGATTCGCAGCAGCGATGCCGACAGTCCTTATTTAGCGGATTTTGCGGAATTGGCCGGGAAGTTCGGGCCGGGGTCCGATTGGGATGGGAGACCCGATTCACAAAACTGAACAGCGTGCGGAGTTATCCCTTGGTCGGGGCATTCAAGCCATTGATATTAGAAAGGGACGTTTAGGAATTTGGTTTACTTAGGGAGGGAGTCCCATCAAGGAATGGCAGCCATTTGAGTACCAGGGTGAACACTACCCACTGAATCATCTGAACAGTTTCCGGTACACCTTTGAACAGCTTCCCCAGGGAGACAAGCCGTTACGGCGCTACTCTTTCGTCATCGAATTTGGCCTGCATTGTTTTACCAAAGGGCCGAATAAACATCGGGGCGAAACACTGCACGACTATCCACCGGCTCTGCATTATTCGGATAACCGAGAGACTCGTGTTTTCTGTTTTGACCGTCATCAATGGTCGTTACAGCTTCCCGATATCATCAAACGATTGACTGATCAGCCTTGCTATCACACCGGCAAAGGCAATTTTTTCATCATCCGTGACATGGTCGCGCAACGCGATTACGAGATTTATTTCAATGTCAGCCGCCTGGCGCAGCGCGTTGCCGAAGCGCAGTTAAGGCTCTTTGTTGAAAGCGCCTACGTACGCGACCTGGACCATGGAACAGCTCGCCCAAGGTTGAAAAAAATCAATTTCTTTCATATTGCCTACAACCGATTGCACAACAAACCCATTCGCTCACCGTGAAATCCAGGCTCAGAAAAACAAAAGCCCCGCTGATCAGCGGGGCTTGAATAAACTGGGCTCGCTTTAAAACCGCTCTTGGGCAGGTAGCCTGTAAAGGCCGGAGGGACGCATAGCCAACGACTATCCCGTTCATACGTCCACTTAGTGCAAAGGCGAAACACCCAATGCAGGGCATACTTTAGCTCAGCCAACGTCTATTGTCGATGAACGACCCGGCTCAGCGGTAACGCCGCTCCAACCACTCGAACACCGCACGCATGCCCATGGCTTCACCACCGGACGGGCGGCCCGGCAAGGCTCGGTTGTTAAACGCCATCACATCGAAATGCACCCAGTGGCTGGCATCGACAAAGCGCTTCAGATAGAGCGCGGCGGTGATGGCACCGCCGGTCGGAATGGTCGGGCAGTTGACCAGATCGGCCACGTCGCTTTTCAGATAATCTTCGTACGGTTCGAACAACGGCAAACGCCAGACTGGATCGCTGGCGGCGGTGCCAGCGTCGCTGAGCGCGGCGGCAAGCTCGTCGGAGCCGGTGAAAAACGCGGGCAATTCGGTGCCCAGGGCGACGCGGGCGGCACCGGTCAGCGTGGCGAAATCGATCAGCAAATCCGGGTTTTCGGTTTCTGCTTCGGCCAGAGCGTCGCACAACACCAGCCGGCCTTCGGCGTCGGTGTTGTCGACTTCCACGGTCAGGCCTTTGCGGGTGTTGAGGATGTCACCGGGGCGGAAAGCATCACCCGAAATGGCGTTTTCGACCGCTGGAATCAGCACGCGCAAACGCACCGGCAATTGCAGCGCCATAATCAATTGCGCCAGACCGAGCACATGCGCTGCGCCACCCATGTCTTTTTTCATCCAGCGCATGGCGCCGCCGGGTTTGATGTCCAGACCGCCGCTGTCGAAACAGACGCCTTTGCCGACGAGCGTCAGGCGCGGTTGTTGTTCGTCGCCCCAACGCAGATCAAGCAGACGCGGCGCGTGTGTCGCGGCGCGACCGACGGCGTGCACCGCCGGATAATTTTGCGTCAGCAATTCATCGCCGATGATTTGCGAAAACTCGCCACCGAAACGTTCGGCCAAATTGGACGCGGCTTCGGCCAGATGTTCCGGCATCATGTCGGCCGCCGGGGTGTTGATCAGATCGCGCACCAGCGCTGTGCCATCGGCCAATTGGCGCACGCGTTCCACCAGGGCGGCGTTGTCGATCACCAAGGTTGCGTCCGGCACCGGGTTTTGTTTGTAGCGGTCAAAGCGATAGGCGCCGAGCAACCAACTGAGCGCGCAGCGCTGCAAAACGTCGTCATCGTCCACCGCTAATTGATAGCGACCAATCGGTACCTGATTCACCAGGCTGCCCAGCAACCAGGGCGCGTTGCGGTCTTTCACCACCAGCAGGACTTCGGCTAAATCGCCATTGGCATCGGGCAATAAGGCGTAGCCCGGCGCTTTAAAACCGCTGGCTTTGAGCCAACGCTGTGTTGCCTCGGGCTTGGTGGCGAGCCAGGTGTCGAAGTCGTTTTGTTCAATCAGGGTGATGGGAAGGCCGTCTTGGCCGGCGTCCAGCAAGGCTATGGTGGCGGGCATGGGTGTCTCTGAGTCGATGTCTTGAAGATGTCATCTATAGCGGCAACGGCCGCAGTTTCAAGAGGCGAACCGAGCGGTGCGCCTGATTCCGATGATCGGTTCAACTGAGTTTGCGCTGGCTTTTGACGGTTTCGTAAGCCTGCTGAATTTCCTGCGTCTTTTCTTTGGCAATCGCCATCATTTCTTCGGGCAAACCACGTGCAACCAGTTTGTCGGGATGGTGCTGACTCATCAGCCGGCGATAGGCTTTTTTCAAATCGGCGTCGCTGGTTTTTTGATCGACACCCAGCACGCGATACGACTGTTCCAGGTTCGGCCCACGCGGACGACCGGCGGCGCTGCCGCCATGCCGGGAAAATTGCGCCTGGGCGCGAATGCGTTGATGAATCAGCTCGAATTGCAGCTTGTTGATGTTCAGTGCTTTGCAGATCAATTGAATGATGCGCTGTTCGTTGGCGCTCAAAGCGCCATCGGAATACGCCGATTGCAATTGCAGTTCGAGAAACAGTTGGCTGAGTGTGGAGCGGCGGCCGATGACTTCGTGCAGTTCTTCGAGCAGCGGCATGATGTCGTAATCCGGCGTCTTGCCTTCATTGAACAAACGCATGGCTTCGAGCCGCTGCGCTTCGTTCAAGCCCATGCGTGTCATCACTTCGCGCGCCTGATGTATTTCCTGCTCGCTGACCCGGCCATCGGCCTTGGCGAGCTTGCCCATCACGCGGAAGGTGGCCTGGAAAAATACCGTTTGCAGCACGCCACGGCGGTCGCCTTCGAGCGTCTTGCTTTGGCTTTGCTGGGTGCGATCAAAGGCGTTGCCGAGCAATACACCCAACGCCAGTCCAACCGGGCCGCCAGCATAAAGCCCCAGCGCGCCTCCGACGATTTTGCCAAACCAGGCTTTCAATACGGTTGTCTCCTCAGGGCGTTGCGGACGTCAACGCTTTGAAAACGACGGAGCGACAGCTTACCCCGTCCACCGTCGGGCTACCACCGCCCTGTCGGCTTGGGTATCATCCCCGCTTTGCTTGCGAACGCACTCTGGGGTCTATGCCAACGCCAATCCACGCACAGTTCGATCGGCTTCTGGCCCGACCTCTGCCGCTGCTGCTCAGCGCGGCGTTGACGGTGCCGGCATTCGCCGAAGACAGCGGCGTACTGCGCGACTGGCGACCTTACGCCGAATTGCCCGCCAGCGAACGCCAAGGCATCGCGCCCTACTGCCCCGGCGGCTTTGTCGACCCGATGGCGCTCGATCCCAGCATCGACCCGAACCAGCCCGACGAAGAATTCCCACTGGTTTTCCAATTCGACCAAAGCGACAACGTCTCCACCGACGCCGCCCATCTGAGTGGCGATGTCAGCGCCAAGCGCAATGCATTCCAGGTCTACGCTGACGAAATCAATTACCAGCGCGCCACCGGCCAGGGCCAGATGAACGGTCAGGTGCGCCTGCGCTCAATAGGCGCGTTGATTTCCGGCGACGCCGCTGTGCTCGATTTCCAGACCGACGAAGCCACCGTCGACAACGCCAATTTCGTGCTGCATCGCGAAGATCTGCACGGCTCGGCCGCCACCTTGCACCGCGAAACGTTGACCCAGTTTTACGGCGAACACATCGCCATCACCCGTTGCATGCCGGAAGACCCCGCCTGGGGTATTCGCGCCGCATCATTGCGGGTGAATCAGGAAACCGGCATTGCCCGCGCCTGGCACGCTCGTTTTGAAATCCGCTCAGTGCCGGTGCTCTACGTTCCTTATATTTCATTTCAGATTGACGAACGCCGCCGCAGCGGTTTTCTGTCGGGCACTTATGGCTTAGGCGAAAACGGCGTCGACGAATTGGCCGTGCCTTATTACCTGAACCTGGCGCCCAATTACGACGACACCTTCACGCTGCACTATTTCGGCGAACTGGGTTTGCTGGCGCGCAACGAATTCCGGTTTTTGACCGAAAGCCACAGCGGCATTACCGATCTGGACGTGCAAGTCACCCAGGAAGCGGAAACCACCGAAGGCGAATCGGCGCCACGGCGCTGGGCGTACCGGCAACGGCTGTCTGGCGAATTGACCGACAACACCGGCTACGACCTCGACACCCGCTTGGTCAGCGACAGCCAATACGATCAGAACTTCAACAACGGCGGCGATGCCGTTGACGACCAACGCCTGAACCTTATTTTGAAGCGCCGCCTCTCGACCGGCGTCCTGACGCTCAACAACACCGTCACCACCCCGGTTCAGGATGGCAGCTCCAATTTCCATACCGCCAGCATTGCCGCCAGCACCCGCTTTGGCGATTTAAGCACGCGCCTGCTGACCGAATTCCAACTGCCCGAACAAGAAGACTTTCTGCCGAGCGACCCGACCGACAAAGACGACTGGCCGCTCAAACGCCTGCCCGAATTGTCACTGAATTATCAGCCGGTGAGTCTGCCCGGTTCGCTGTCGTCATCCGGTGAATTAACCGCCAGCCAATTCAGCCGGCAACTGACTTCGGAACAGGCCGACGCGCTGGAAGATCGGGCAGCGAGCAACAACGCTGTGCTCGAAGCCGCCAACAAAACCACGCGCATTTTCA
This window harbors:
- a CDS encoding LysR family transcriptional regulator, with translation MFLERRHLQSLQAIDEAGSLAKAAERLHLTQSALSHQIKSLEHYFDVSLFLRHTKPIKLSPAGRKLLELAEAVLPRIAAVEDEMTRLAAGDAGRLYIAIECHACYDWLMPVLARFKQSWPAVEVDIRLGLSFDSITALRAGELDLVISSDPIDAPDLLFRPMFDYEGRLILPDDHHLAERDFIRADDLKTENLISYPVARDRLDVFKHFLTPAGVEPKSLRQSELTAVILLLVASGRGITALPDWVLRYSQHPTSLVSRQLGENGLHGKMYSAIRSSDADSPYLADFAELAGKFGPGSDWDGRPDSQN
- the djlA gene encoding co-chaperone DjlA encodes the protein MKAWFGKIVGGALGLYAGGPVGLALGVLLGNAFDRTQQSQSKTLEGDRRGVLQTVFFQATFRVMGKLAKADGRVSEQEIHQAREVMTRMGLNEAQRLEAMRLFNEGKTPDYDIMPLLEELHEVIGRRSTLSQLFLELQLQSAYSDGALSANEQRIIQLICKALNINKLQFELIHQRIRAQAQFSRHGGSAAGRPRGPNLEQSYRVLGVDQKTSDADLKKAYRRLMSQHHPDKLVARGLPEEMMAIAKEKTQEIQQAYETVKSQRKLS
- a CDS encoding LPS-assembly protein LptD, which produces MPTPIHAQFDRLLARPLPLLLSAALTVPAFAEDSGVLRDWRPYAELPASERQGIAPYCPGGFVDPMALDPSIDPNQPDEEFPLVFQFDQSDNVSTDAAHLSGDVSAKRNAFQVYADEINYQRATGQGQMNGQVRLRSIGALISGDAAVLDFQTDEATVDNANFVLHREDLHGSAATLHRETLTQFYGEHIAITRCMPEDPAWGIRAASLRVNQETGIARAWHARFEIRSVPVLYVPYISFQIDERRRSGFLSGTYGLGENGVDELAVPYYLNLAPNYDDTFTLHYFGELGLLARNEFRFLTESHSGITDLDVQVTQEAETTEGESAPRRWAYRQRLSGELTDNTGYDLDTRLVSDSQYDQNFNNGGDAVDDQRLNLILKRRLSTGVLTLNNTVTTPVQDGSSNFHTASIAASTRFGDLSTRLLTEFQLPEQEDFLPSDPTDKDDWPLKRLPELSLNYQPVSLPGSLSSSGELTASQFSRQLTSEQADALEDRAASNNAVLEAANKTTRIFSRASVGYPLAVEWGYIRPQLDGFFLGYQQSNELDSEFSFEDDDFNRTPSIVNGRFTLDSRIVAEKPYVTRNGIVVHSIEPRLHYTYTPFVDQSELPNLNTEAVDNDFKLFTNSRFSGLDRIGDMNRLSVAMDSRFRDSRSGEEVLFAGVSKGVKLSQERVTENGTRDVDPDFEPEFSPTFLDSRWRPAEDVQVNASAQWAHDDGALEAYSADVTYLPRGRRFVRVGVTREDDAQGFGLSAYWPLRANIAMVSYFNWARPVEDDVPYGDYQNTDIVLGIDYDSCCWNVRVVGFSNQPDDDDDEDDSNSLFSSRPERGVRFEFTLKGLGGSTGSIESLLTDKVPGYRGRIHDYR
- a CDS encoding leucyl aminopeptidase family protein is translated as MPATIALLDAGQDGLPITLIEQNDFDTWLATKPEATQRWLKASGFKAPGYALLPDANGDLAEVLLVVKDRNAPWLLGSLVNQVPIGRYQLAVDDDDVLQRCALSWLLGAYRFDRYKQNPVPDATLVIDNAALVERVRQLADGTALVRDLINTPAADMMPEHLAEAASNLAERFGGEFSQIIGDELLTQNYPAVHAVGRAATHAPRLLDLRWGDEQQPRLTLVGKGVCFDSGGLDIKPGGAMRWMKKDMGGAAHVLGLAQLIMALQLPVRLRVLIPAVENAISGDAFRPGDILNTRKGLTVEVDNTDAEGRLVLCDALAEAETENPDLLIDFATLTGAARVALGTELPAFFTGSDELAAALSDAGTAASDPVWRLPLFEPYEDYLKSDVADLVNCPTIPTGGAITAALYLKRFVDASHWVHFDVMAFNNRALPGRPSGGEAMGMRAVFEWLERRYR